The region AAGCGACAAAAATGATGCATTTTTCACACAGTTGCCGAATCCCCCTGCCAGGCTGTCACCGGCAGTACGTGGGTGCGGGTGCCCGTAGCGCCCTGCGTGCGAACGCACGCGTGGATTTACACGGGAATCCAACCCAGCTGAACTACCTGGCAAATAAAGGACTTTTCAGCCCATCGGGGGTTTTGGTAGCGTCTTCGGAGCAGCTTTCTCCGAGTTTACTGTTCCTTTAGTGTTTACTCCATAGCCTTAACCTTAAAGCAGGGGGAGGAGAgcagcggggagggggtgggggtgttggcaGCATATAAGTACATCAGGAGGAATTTTTAAACGACCTTATTGTCTCTAGCTCTAGAAAGACTACGATGATTTCTGGTTAGCGCCAGCAGCTGTTTTCTCTCGAAACTTTGCTTGCAGCCTCAGCGTAGACCAGGGTGCCTCTCCCAGGAGCGAGGCAGAGAAAGGCGAGGCTGGGGGATCCAGATGCAAGGCGAAGGGAGGCGAACTCCGCGGATGGTCTGAGCTGTGCCGAGGCATTGTTCACTGCTGCCTCTCGGTTACGTTTAAAGGCTGAAATATCACGAGATCCACTCAATGATCCTTTTCTAATTCGAGGGACAAAATGTAATTTGCCGTAGCTCTGCTTCCTCGGATGGGAACGCTACCCCCGGGTTCCAAAGGGGAGAACTAGGCATCGCGGTTCGCACACACACGGATTAAGTTGAACAGCGGCGATTGCATCTGCGCTGGGAGAGCAACAGTAGTCCAGGGCTGACTTTTCAAACCTCAGCCCTCCGAGTTAGAGGCTCCCTTGAATAGACTTCCTCCATTCCCGGATGCACTGCTCCAAATTCCCACTCCTCTCTAGAATTCCTGCGAAATTGGGGGCTCGCCGGCATTTCGCCTTGGCACGCAAAGCTGCGCCTTCGCAGAGCGATTATGCGCTTTATTTTAGCTCTACCTGACGGGGTAACACGAACTCCACGCACCATATTGCCAATACGAGGAGTGGATATGGACGTTTGggactgaagattttttttttaatttttttttttttttttccctcggcCGATTTTTTGCCAAGTCCCAGAAATATGAGATGTCTCATTAATCTCGCGGATATGTCTAATTCGGGCTGTGCAGTGATACAGAAAAGTGCTCGTGTTTGTATCCAGCGGAACACTGGATGCACGGCAGAgattggtgattttttttttttgcagcgcCTAACGTGCAAACCGCAAGCATCACTTTAACGTGACAAGGGAGAGGCATGCAGCTATCGCAACATTTGCGAGATCCTCGTTCCTGACGCTCGAATAATTGAACGTTCCTAAGAAGAGGTTAAACCTTCGTGCTGCTTCTTCAAATTGATTTTAAGGGGCTGCTATAAATGGAACATCAAAAAGCTGCGGCAGGGCTACTCCGAGCGGAATATGCAAACTGCGAGCCAGAAGCATCCTAGCCCGTTGCAATACCGTACATTGTGTGTGCCAGCACTTTTTTGTTATTACGTAAAGGCTCTTGGAAGCACCTTGGATATTTTACATTCTCCTTTCTCTGCTGGAAGCAATCAGCAGGCAGGAATCCTGACGTGGGCTCTGGGACTATAGGACATTCCAGCTCGTGATCCAGCACGGTTAATCGTGAAAAGTGTATACATTACTGGCTTATCTATGCTTTGTTATGGGTCTGACGTGAGCCCGCgtcctcctccccccctcccgcAATATTACAGGCAGAATTTCAGTTAAAAGTCTTACAGTATCACGGTGCGGGAACCCGTGgtattcagaaagcaaaataaccTTAGTCCCCGGCTGTAAAAAGCTAAttaagcagaagaggaaaatcaaGAGAAACTCGAAAATGTAAGTATTCCCTCTCGTTAACAACCGAGCATTTAACTTTGGAGCCTCAGAAAGGGAAATACCAGGCTGTTCTGCACGTTTTCGCTAAGCTTCATTTTCCACACAATGCAGAATAAAATGCCAGTTTAAAGCGGCTACGTTACCGAAGGATTTTCCATCGCTACGATCAGACTTATGTCCTTTAAATTCACGGCATGCACAAAAGAGCAACGTTTGTCCAAAACAGGCTAAAAATATACGGAACGATAGGGGGGAAAAAGCATACAAATCCTTCCTCGGAAGCTAGCGACGAGGAAGTCTGAGAGGTCTGAGTGTGTTTGAGCTCGGATTGTTTAATAGAAAGATTTATATACTAACTGTATTATTTACTTTGGGAGGGGAGGTGGCAGTATAAGGGTATGCTAATTAGTGGGAGATTTTTTGGGGGAAGGGGTGGAATATCAATTTTTATTGCATCACCTGTCAGGAGTGTCCAATCAGCGTTGGCTTTAGGGGAATTAATTGATGAAGGTGTCTCCGGACGAGCTCACTTCACTCTGTCATTTTATTTGTAGCTAAAGCAGCGGCGGGAATAgcagctgcatttcttttctcttcctcccttcacATTCCATTATCATAGTTTCCAATGGAAAAGCAGGGAATGAAAGGGAACAGGTACTGATCTTCAGCAGCAACTTAGAGAAACACTTTGGCAAACCTGATTTTTAAGATTATATATTGATTGTAGCCTCAcggtatttttttaatttatttttttttaattttgtctaaAGTTTGGCACTTCATTCACCAGGAATAACAGcctttgttatattttattagCAGGATGCCTTGAGACAAATACAGCATCTGGCTGaggattgtgtgtgtgtggctttttattttttttcttttttcttttttttttttttttcccatctctctctctctctctgcaaatGCTGGGAATAATTTAATTCACGAAATGGGAGACCTGAAGTCGGGTTTTGAAGAGGTGGATGGCGTGAGGCTCGGCTACCTCATCATTAAAGGAAAGCAAATGTTTGCACTCTCCCAGGTTTTTACAGACCTGCTCAAAAACATCCCGCGAACTACCGTGCACAAGCGAATGGatcatttaaaagtaaaaaagcatCACTGCGACCTGGAGGAGTTGAGGAAACTCAAAGCCATCAACTCCATCGCTTTCCATGCCGCCAAATGCACCCTGATCTCCAGAGAGGACGTGGAAGCCCTTTACACATCCTGCAAAACCGAACGGGTCCTTAAGACGAAACGGAGGAAAATAAGCCGGGCACTGTCAGCCACCGACCTCCGGCCGGAGCTCGCACCCACCGACCCCTTCACCGGCTTCTGGAAGGAGAACAAACTTTGGCTGGGCTTGAATGACTCTCCCCGGCCCCTGCTGCCCATCAGGAGGAAAGCTCTGCGTCCGGGGGACACAGCCTTGCTACCGGCCTCTCATCTACCTCACATTTTTAGTAAATACACTGGCCACAGCTACCCAGAAATCGCTCGGGCGCCTTGCAAACCCCCCGTAAACTATGAAAcggcgccggcggcgggcggctgcgcgcccctccgcgcccgccgcccgcccgccgcccgccccccgcccgccgccgcggcggcgcggccgcggctcccggccgctggccccccgcccctgcccgcccgctgccgccgccgccgccacggggcggccgccgccgccgccgctgccggcgcGCTGGGCCCCCCCGGCGGCGCCCGCCGGcccctggccgtgccgcggccctgccggccccgcggcgccccgcggctgccgctgccgctgccccgcggcttcgggccgccgccgcccgccttcCCCGAGAGCGGCAGCAGCGACTCGGAGTCCAGCTGCTGCTCCGGCCGCGCCGCCCACGACTCGGACTGCGGCTCCAGCCTCTCCAGCTCCAGCGAGGGCAgctcggaggaggaggaggaggaggaggacgaggaggaggaggacgaggaggaggaggacagcggCGCCTCAGACTCCAGCGAGGGCAgctcggaggaggaggaggaggaggaagaggaggaggaggaggaggaagaggaggaggaggaggaggaggacagcacCTCGGACTCCGACTCCAGCTCCGTCTCCAGCCAGGTCTCGGTGCAGAGCATCCGCTTCAGGCGCACCAGCTTCTGCAGCCCGCCCGGCGTGGTCCACGCCAACTTCTTGTACCATctggcggccgccgccgctccccggcccccggccccggccccggccccggccccggccccggccccagcctcggccccagccccggcctcGGTCCCGGCGGAGCCCGGCGGGCTGCCCGCCCTCCGCGGCCCTCCCGGCGGAGTCAAGCCGGAGCTGCCGGAGGAGTGGGGCCGCCCCGGCtgggctcccgccgccccggcgctGCGCTGCTCCGGCGGCCTGGGGAGCTGCTTCGCGGAGATAAGAGAGGATAGGGTATCCGAGATCACATTCCCACACTCTGAATTTTCCAGTAATGCCAAGAGTACTGACCTAACAATTAACTGTGTTGCAAAGGGGGCCTCTTCACCTAGCCCAAAGACAAACAATGCATTTCCACAACAAAGAATACTCAGAGAGGCAAGGAAATGCCTTCAAGCAACTACTACACACCGTGCAGATAACAATACAATAGCTGCTAGGTTCTTAAATAATGATTCTTCATCAGCGGCAGCAAATTCAGAGAAAGATTCCAAAATCCCTCATTGTATTGAATTTGCCACGGATTTGCCCTCTTTACAAACTGATCCTGAGGAGGATGCTGCTTCtccaggggcagcagcagcagctgagctccAGTGCACTGATACAGGCAATAAGGCATTGCCATTCCTGCACAGCATTAAAATCAAAATAGAGGACAGCAGTGCGAACGACGAGTATGAGCCCGATCTTACAACACATAAGCTAAAGTGTGAGTGCAATGATACTAAGGATGAGTTTTACGGTGTGACTGAGAGTAATAACCAGGACGCTTTATTAACAGCCAAGGAAGATTCTGCATGCACTGAGAAAGAAACCACTTCCTTAAACCCGCTGACTCAGAGTCAGGTCCTCTCATGCACTTTAGGTACTCCAAAACCTGAGGATGGGGAGTATAAATTTGGAGCAAGGGTGAGAAAAAATTACAGGACACTGGTTTTGGGAAAGCGACCTGTACTGCAGACTCCTCCAGTCAAACCAAATTTGAAATCAGCTCGAAGCCCACGTCCTACAGGTAAAATCGAGACACATGAAGGAACACTGGATGATTTTACAGTTAACAATAGACGCAAAAGGGTAGCCAGCAATGTAGCATCAGCAGTGAAAAGGCCATTTAATTTCATGGCAAATTTTCCCTGTCCACCATCACTAATTATTGGCAATGATGGGGATTTGTTGCCAGCTTATTCCTTAAACACCACTAAGGATTCCCAACCACCTCACAAGGCCCATCCTGTATGGAAATGGCAGCTGGGCGGTTCTGCAATACCTCTTCCACCTAGCCACAAATTCAGgaaatttaattaataaaatagtttggaaaatattttcttgaaccACCTTTAACTTTCTTACGTTTTTTAAACTCTGCAGGATGGTTTGTACAAGCCCATTAATGCTATACACACTTTTGGAATCCTGTTTTATCACGTTGTGAAGACAGAAACCGGATTACTATTTTCTTTAcaacagtgggttttttgtttgtttgtttgttggtttgtttttgttttgtttttggttttttttttggttctgttgcatttggggttttttttgttacattcCACAGAGTACTTCAGGCTAAAGACTCAAGTTTAACTCAGTTATTATGGTAGAGCTGGAACACTTTACTGTTTAAATGCTAATAATGCACCAGTACCTCAATTCAACTGCTGCAAATAAATGTCAAAAGGTTGAATAATAAATATTAGAATGAGCCATTAAATTTATGCACTAGATTTCGAAAATGGAAGTCTAACTGTTAATTCAGTTAAAGTTTGTTAAGTTACATGGTTGCACAGTAAGGGTTCACTATAATTCAATGTGGCAGCAGCCTACTTTTCGGGAGCTTTGTTTTTGGGTGCAGGGGTGTCTTTTTCGAAGAGCAGTTGCACTTACTCCTTTTTCTCTGGTTTGGAAAGTCTGGGGTCCGCCTGCGACCCCAGCGCTGGGAAAAGCTGCCTCATCTGAAACCAGTAAATAAATGTGGAATTCTATTTTTGGTAAAAGGGTGTCTTTTTACTTGTACAGCCACTCTTTGCAATTGGGAAGCCTTTTTGTTTCACCCAGAGGTCTTAAATAAGGTTACTGTTACCCACTAATGTCATACTTAAGTTGTGGTCTGAACATGCCCCTTACAAACTTGCAAAGCAACTAAAATATTTGCCCGGCTAGCAGTACAATTTATGGTCCAGCCCCTCACGCTGGCTGGAGGAAATAGCAAAGCAGTAAATACAACACAGAAAGTGAAACGAGAGGCCGTAAGTGGAAAGAATACACAAAATGAGAAGACCATGTTATTCATAGCTTTTTGGCACCAAAACTCAGGCGTTTTGACCGTGTTACACTTCCCGGTTCTACCCTCATCTCTTTAAATTTGTTgtcgtggggtttttttgccatgcCATCCTCTCTATGTAGCAGAAACATTTCTACTGCACGTGACAATCAGAGGCAATTATCTATATTTGCACTTAATATCGAAATAGTCGAACAGGCAGACTTCTAGAGTCTAGCCCTCGGTAAGACATGCTGGTATAATATATTGTGATGATGGAAGCAGTAAATCAAAATTATGGAAATTTGCACTGTTGAAAAGCATGCTTTAgctttattttcaattaaaaacactgtttaaaaaaaatcctgattcCATACACTTTGAATTATTGCAGAGTTATCCATGGTTTCCTCTCCGTTTGTAAGTTCACTGTTTTTATTTGGAGGAAATACGCTTCAAGAGGTTAActgtttccctccctccccccccaacccctcgaaaagaaagggaaggggaaaaaaaaaaaaaaaaaaaacaacagagaaaggcTGGAGGCCGAGGTGGAGGCAGAGCTGAGGACGGGGGAAGGTCTCTCTTGTGGGGGGAGGACGGGTACAGCAACTCGGAAAACAGCCTGAAAAGTTTGCAGCTTGAGAAAGGCAGTTATAATTGAGTTGCTGAATCAGCAGAGTTTAGGATGAATAATTGCTGGTTTCTTTCTTTGGATTAGCATTTTATTTATACTAGATCATTCCCAAATTAAATTTTAAGGATTCCACTCATCGATCAATCCCGGGAGAATAATTTATCGTaaatcaaaaaaggaaaacaaagcaacaatGTAATGTTTACTGTGTGACTCAAAGTCAACATTTCTGCTGGCAATCCACTGCCTGggtttcaatttttttaattcctgccTTTTGTGATGCCCTCTTCCAACCCCTCGTGTCTCTAAATATTCCAAGCAGTTGCTAACTGATTTCAGTTGTTTACTATATCCACGCCGTAGTTTTCCTCTCATTGTAAAAGGCCTAGTCTAAGAATACCTGCAGCCAAATATATTTAGAAAGAGTAAACAATTGCCTTTCAGTGGAGTTACCCTTCCCCcccatgcatgcacacacacgcacactcacacacgcacacacatcaCTTTAAACTGCCAATTGCAAAAGGTGCATTGCATACTTAACCGCTCTGCTGAAATTACGATGGTCATGAAAAATCTGCTTACTGAAGTTGTTCTGAGATGAATGTTTACATTCGTATGTTTAGAGCTGCACAGATTACAGTCTTATTTCAGAGAACTGTAAATATGTACAAAATGTACTGCTCAGGAAAGCTCCCCCGCTCTGTTAGAAAGCCGTGTCTGCTTGACAAAGGTCTTCCCTtgaccccaaaaaaaaaaaaaaaaaaaaaaaaaaaagagcgccAAACCCAAATGCTAAAAGGTGCAATATGCAAACTTGAAGCCTAAAATTTTGCCTTGTCAGTTAAACAACATATCACTTTCAAAGTAACTCCATCCCCTTACCCTGTTTACTTCCAATTAGAGATATACTGATTTGGCCAGGAATTGTAAATTACAGAGGTGCCTTTTCAGGTCCCCAAAATAATcctgggagggggggaggagggaggaataaGCATAAATTTATACCAAATAGGCTCTGCAGAGTTGAGGACGTGAAATATGGCGCCCAGGCCTGCCAGCGGCCCAGGAGCTGCAGGCCTGGaagtgggagcagggcagggagcaccccaggcccaGCACCCACCGGTCATCCCCAGCAGGCTGCTCCACCAGGCTCCCTGCCACACAGGCCACATGAAAAGGCAAGAAGTTAAACAGCCAAATAATTTTCACACGTGTACACCTTAGTTTAGTGCAAGCCACTAACAAGGACATTCGTGTTTTTACTACCGTTGGAGAAATTAGCCAGGTATAATAACTCactggggacaaaaaaaaaaaaaaaagttttaaaaaaaaggtattcttTCCAATTCTGGTAGTTTGGTAACTGTTTCTGATGGCATTGTAATTATTACTGTGAGCAGAGTTCATTATCTTTTCAGACTTAATCATATAAAGTCAAACCATTGAGTTATGTAAAAATAACCCATTTTCTCCCATAAAGGTAAGTTCTAGtaatgaggaaaaacaaagcCAGGTTACCATTTTGTTGCAATGTTTACAGGAGATAAAATGTATTAGTAATTAATCGCCACCATTTTCCAATTCCTGGTGTACACAAAAATCAACAGAATTTTCTAGAGGAAAAAGCAATTGAGGGAAGCGCCTGTACTTTGTGGACTATACTCCATAGGTATTTGTCACAAGTCGAGTTCACTGGTAAATTTATTGGGAAGATTTCTGCTGCCAGATGGAAGACAAAAGAAAGTTTTGGACTATTTTTAATTCTCTAGAGCATTAAAAAGGGAACACGTGTAATGCCTTCAGCAACGAGGTATACTGCCTTAAAAGATGTAACTTGCTGTTTACAATAATTTACTTTAAGAAGTGATTGTTCTATAACCTACATTTACTTGAGCACAGTGGGATAATCTCTCTACCGGTTGTTTATTTAAAAAGCCACTACTAGCAATAATGCAAAATAGTGGCAGTTGTTGTATGAAGATTGTTGTTCAATCAGTTCActtggtgattttttttacaTGGTCTCTGATCCTTTTTCCTCTAACAGATTTAGTTGCCAATAAATTAAAGTTTCTGCAGAATGAGAGCAATGCTATCAGTTTGTGTTTGTCACTGTTCACACGTGCGAGTGGTTGAGACAGAGAGGGGTAAAAAAGTGGCATTTTTGACACACGGCAGTAATCTGCAGGAAAATATTCCACATATGCAGTATGTTAGAGAACATGAAACATGGATAACGTTGTTAATTGTGGTTTTTATGGTTAAAAGGATTGctggaaaaaatatgtaattGCTCATCCTGGGATCTATTTGGTCAGCTCGGAAGTACAAAAGGAGGGTGAGCGCATGAAAATTTAAAGCCTTGGCTAGCAAAATAAGGAGGGAGACATTGAGATCTACCTTGCTAAAGTCATGCTTGCAGACATTACCCATTCCCCTGGTATTTAGCCCTGCAACTGCGCTTAAAGAAAGCGTGGTCTAACAGTGCCTGGGCCCAGTGCGGGGTTCctggctgcggggcggccggggctcgCGGtgagtgctgctgcctgcccgaAAACCTTTCAGGAAGGGACAGCTAACCGGTTTTAGGCCTTCTACGTTGCATTTTTTCACTGCGTTGATATAATTATTTGCTGTGCCCTAggcccctctctctccccctctccctttcaCTCCGAGGCGGCCTCACAAGCCCCCGCTTTAAAAGGCCCGAGATGTTTTGCATGAAGCGCTCACAATAGGGGTTGAGAGAATTGACAGTTTCAAAAACAAGGCGCCCTGTCCTTTCCAGATGCCGAGGACCCCTCTCCCGGACCATCTCTCGTTTGCTTCTCGCTGCTGGTGGCTTTATCCTTAGCATTGCAAATATACGGCAACAGCTGTGTTTGTAAACAGGGGGGAGGCCGGCAGGAGCCCCGCCGCCACGGCCGGCCCTGCTCTGCGCGGCGCGCTGCCTCCGCTGGCCGCCGCTTCGCTGCCTCATCAGCCACCGcctggaaatttaaaaaaaaaaataatctaaaaacaaacaaacaaaaaaaccggagagagagattaaaaaactGAAGGGAGCGGGCCCGGGGTGCGGAGGTCCTCGACCGGCAGGCCTGCTCGGCAGTGGCGTGGCCCCTCCGCGGCGGGCCCGGGGCACAGCGCGCCTCGGGCCGCCATCTTGCCCGGCGCCACACAGCCTCCCCCTGGCACCCTGGCCCGGCTCCGCCGCTCCGGGAGCGgctccccgcggccgggcgggggcggcgcggcaGCCTGCGGGGCCCCCGGGGGCTCCCGCACTTCAAAGGGGCCTCTCGGCGGGGCCGTGGctcccaccccgctcccccctccgGCTCCTCCGCTGGGGCGTCCATCTTCCCCGGCTCTCCTGTGGCGcggccacggccccgccgcctcccgccctgCCCTCTTCCTgcgcggggggccgcggccggcgaAAAGCCGCGGGGGGAAGCCCGCGGTGGTTCCGCGGGGCCCTCGGGGCAGCTGCCGGGCGAGGGGCGGCGCGGGCGGTCCCGGGCCGCGGCAGGGAGGAGGCCAGCGagccgccggcggggcccggcgccgggGGAGGCCTCGCGGAGCCGGGGGAGGCCTTGGGGGCTCCGGGGGAGGCCTGGGGGCTCGGCGGAGGCCGTGCGCCCTCCACCCCCGCGGAGCCGCCCGGGGAGGGGACGAGGAGCGGGGTCAGCGCGGAAAGTGCAACAGGGCTGTTTGCTCTTGCGTCTAAAATGCAGTCGGGGCTGTAAAGCGTGTGAAATTACGCACTGGTCTCTTAAAGAGTGGCTAATTTATAGTAAATAGCGAGGGCTTTGTAAATGGCTTTATTATGTTGTTTCTTGTTAATTGTTGAGAAAATCCCCATTGTTGAGTGTGAATGGCTTTATGGGCTAACCCGGTCTCCGGTGCAATCCAGGGGCAGTAAATGGCCGCTCCGCTAATGTGGCCCGTAGCGAAAAGCCGGCACCAGCCGCGGTGACCTTTGGGCGGCGGTGCCGGGCtgcgcggaggggccgggccgggccgggcccggctggAGTGCGAggcggcgcgggggccggggccggggcgagcgGCGGCCGCGCTAAAATGGACGCCCCACGGGCAGCCCCTGCGCCGGGCGCGGCAGCCTCGGCGCCCTCTCGGAGCGGGGAAGCGCCGGGACTCCGGCGCGGGGGCGACCCCCCTTCTCTCCCGGCCTGGCAGCCCGGGCAGCAGCGTTGcggcgcagccccgcggcgggccgggccggctctcCCGGCACAGGGCCGAGCCCGCCGGGGCAGCTCACACGTGCAAGGGCCCGCTCCCGGCCTTTGTTagcggccgcgctgcccgcctgccccgcaGCGTCCCGGCCGGCAGCCCGGGGTGCCCCCCGCGCCGCCGAGGGGCACGGCAGCCcggcgagggggggcggggggcgccccggcagcgccgcgctcCGACGCGGCCCGCGGCCTCCCTCTGCGCCGTCCCCCTCAAGCAGATAAACGGGAACCGGCCCCGCCAGGCCCTGCTCCCCCTGTGCCCGAGGGGCGGGGGGCCAGGGGGGTGCCGCCGTGAACCTCCCCAGGCTCCACATGGCAGGCACGCCGCTGCTCCCGGCCGTCAGAGGAACTGGGGCGCGGGGAGCCCCCCGCCGCTGGGAACATAAACGCTGTTTCGCCGGAACGCCTCCCGGGTGCACGTGCCTGCatattataaaatacaaatcGCGATGAAATGTAAATTCCACTCTAGAAACTTATATTGGGCTATTCTCTTTCCCGAAATCTCTCCCCCTCTGATTTCGCTATTAGGAGAAATCCCCCTGGGTTTAGAGCACTTGTTTCACGGATTTCTGCACAGCCCACATCTGTTGGCTTCCCCGCCGCGGCTcgccctgctgcaggcagaggacgTCGCGGGTCTcccggcggggccgagccgcggaggggccgccgcagcccccgccctgcCCATCGGAGCGCCAGCGATTTTCCAAACCGCC is a window of Athene noctua chromosome 2, bAthNoc1.hap1.1, whole genome shotgun sequence DNA encoding:
- the SKIDA1 gene encoding SKI/DACH domain-containing protein 1, with translation MGDLKSGFEEVDGVRLGYLIIKGKQMFALSQVFTDLLKNIPRTTVHKRMDHLKVKKHHCDLEELRKLKAINSIAFHAAKCTLISREDVEALYTSCKTERVLKTKRRKISRALSATDLRPELAPTDPFTGFWKENKLWLGLNDSPRPLLPIRRKALRPGDTALLPASHLPHIFSKYTGHSYPEIARAPCKPPVNYETAPAAGGCAPLRARRPPAARPPPAAAAARPRLPAAGPPPLPARCRRRRHGAAAAAAAAGALGPPGGARRPLAVPRPCRPRGAPRLPLPLPRGFGPPPPAFPESGSSDSESSCCSGRAAHDSDCGSSLSSSSEGSSEEEEEEEDEEEEDEEEEDSGASDSSEGSSEEEEEEEEEEEEEEEEEEEEEDSTSDSDSSSVSSQVSVQSIRFRRTSFCSPPGVVHANFLYHLAAAAAPRPPAPAPPGGLPALRGPPGGVKPELPEEWGRPGWAPAAPALRCSGGLGSCFAEIREDRVSEITFPHSEFSSNAKSTDLTINCVAKGASSPSPKTNNAFPQQRILREARKCLQATTTHRADNNTIAARFLNNDSSSAAANSEKDSKIPHCIEFATDLPSLQTDPEEDAASPGAAAAAELQCTDTGNKALPFLHSIKIKIEDSSANDEYEPDLTTHKLKCECNDTKDEFYGVTESNNQDALLTAKEDSACTEKETTSLNPLTQSQVLSCTLGTPKPEDGEYKFGARVRKNYRTLVLGKRPVLQTPPVKPNLKSARSPRPTGKIETHEGTLDDFTVNNRRKRVASNVASAVKRPFNFMANFPCPPSLIIGNDGDLLPAYSLNTTKDSQPPHKAHPVWKWQLGGSAIPLPPSHKFRKFN